The genomic window GCTTCCGTTTGCAATAAGTTTCAAGCGAGATGAGTCTATTTTGTAATTCTTTACAAGAATATCTATTACCTTATTTGCTCGTTGTTCGCTGAGTTTTTTATTATACTTCTCTGAACCCGTATCTCTGTCTGCATATCCAGTTACCATAACATAGCATTTGGGGTTTGCTTTCATCCATTCTGCAATATTATATATATTTATCATCTCCTCATCGGTTACTACACTGCTATTTAATGCAAACCTAACGGCAGAGGTTAGATGTGTGTCGCAAGGAGATGGCTTCTCTGTTATAACTTTAGGCTTTTGTGCCAACTCATTCTTTAGACGTTTATTCTCTAATTTTAGAGTGGCATTTTCTGCTTCAACCATATTATCCTCTTCTCGTAACGCATTAACTTCTGCATTCAAAGCCTCACGAGCAAACATTTCACTAACAGGATTATATGAACCAAATTTTCTTCCTCCAAAGTTAAAGGTCAAACCTCCTAACATTGCCAATGATGCTTCTGCTCTTTTACTTTTAACCACACCATTGTATCCATCAGAAAGTATATTTACTTTACCTTCTAAGAATAGGTCAACAGTTCGGCATAACCTAACATTAAATCGCATACCTGTTGAGATAGCAAAACTTAGAGTTTTACCCAAAGGATTTCTAAATGCGTAGTTACTTGCAAATCCAACGTATGGGATAACTGATACAATCCGATATGGATCATATCCTCCAATAGTATTAGTCATATTCCACATAAAGTCTCCTGCTAATGATACATTTTTATAATGAAGAATATTACTCTCTTCAGGATATCTTATTCTTAACTCACCACCAGTTGCCGATAAACGTAATCCCCAATGAGGGTTAAACCATTTTCCAAAATCAACTGTCATTGAAAGAGAAAACATTGCATTACCTTTATTTTCGGTAAATAATGTTTGTACTCCTGCTCCCATTGACATAAACCAGTTATCACGAGGAGAAGGTGAATAGTAGTATGTTC from Bacteroidales bacterium includes these protein-coding regions:
- a CDS encoding OmpA family protein, whose product is MKLKHLTFIVIGLFLSLFSNNAYANSPQDEEEIVVVDFVPAGRTYYYSPSPRDNWFMSMGAGVQTLFTENKGNAMFSLSMTVDFGKWFNPHWGLRLSATGGELRIRYPEESNILHYKNVSLAGDFMWNMTNTIGGYDPYRIVSVIPYVGFASNYAFRNPLGKTLSFAISTGMRFNVRLCRTVDLFLEGKVNILSDGYNGVVKSKRAEASLAMLGGLTFNFGGRKFGSYNPVSEMFAREALNAEVNALREEDNMVEAENATLKLENKRLKNELAQKPKVITEKPSPCDTHLTSAVRFALNSSVVTDEEMINIYNIAEWMKANPKCYVMVTGYADRDTGSEKYNKKLSEQRANKVIDILVKNYKIDSSRLKLIANGSTTQPYPQNNSWNRVVVFKSCEMK